The DNA window TTCAGAACGATCGCCTCGAAGACCTCGAGGACGAATTACCGCTCGAGACGGCTACACGAGGTGTCAGCGAGCCGGTTCGAGTACTCCTGACGTCGGTTCACGACGAAGCGACGCTCGGCCTCCTCATCGAACTCGAGGAGCGAGGACCGCTGGGCGTTCGAACACTCCTCGATGCGTACGAACTCTGCGAGAGCGACTTACACGGGCGGCTCACCGTGTTGACGGCGGCAAACCTGCTTGAAGAGACCGACGTTGCTGGCGAGCGCGGCTACCGGGTGACCGACCTGTGTACACGCGCACTCGAGGTCGTCCAGGTCGACGAAGACGAATGTGACACGAAACTCGACGTCTCAGGAACCACTTCGGGGGAACAGGGAGAAAGCGAGTCTTAGGCCCATTTTGGGACGCACCAACCCCACACTCAATCGGAGACGAGCAGATCGATCTCCGGCGGTCGCCCTCGCTCGAGTTGCGAGCGATTCGAGGTGGCGTCTTTGCGAACTCGGACGAGCGAGTCGGCGGCTCCGACGAGTTCCTCGTCGTGGCTGACGACGACGATCTGTTCGACGCCGTGTTCACGCATGGATTCGACCAGCGAGACGAGTTGGGTGATGTGCCCCGAATCCAAGAACACCGTCGGTTCGTCGAGGATGAGTGGCGGCATCGGCGCGGCCCCCTCGACGCCTTCGGCGAGCAGGCGATAGATCGCACACCGGAGGCTGAGGTTGAACAGCGCGCGTTCACCGCCCGAGAGCTGTTCGGGCTCGAGCGCTTCGCCGTCTTTCTGGTAGACGGTCAGTCGGTACTCGCCGTCGAGGTCGATGCCGGCGTAGGAGTCGTTCTGATAGACCAGTTCGAACGTCTCGTTGAGGAGTCGATCGAGCGTTTCGACGTTGTGCTGGCGGAGTTCCGCTCGAAGGTCCGCGTACGTCGCTTGTAGCGTCTCGGCTTCGTCGTAGAGCGACTGAAGTCTCTCACAGCGCTCTTCGACGGCCTCGACTCGGTCGCGAAGCTCCTCGAGTTCCTCGAGTTCGCGTTCGACGGCACCGATCTCGTTTTGCACCTCA is part of the Natronorubrum sediminis genome and encodes:
- a CDS encoding DUF7346 family protein, which encodes MKSVQDDTGKRYLLLKRSEHASLVRDPENGNECYVQNDRLEDLEDELPLETATRGVSEPVRVLLTSVHDEATLGLLIELEERGPLGVRTLLDAYELCESDLHGRLTVLTAANLLEETDVAGERGYRVTDLCTRALEVVQVDEDECDTKLDVSGTTSGEQGESES